One genomic region from Paroceanicella profunda encodes:
- the ubiE gene encoding bifunctional demethylmenaquinone methyltransferase/2-methoxy-6-polyprenyl-1,4-benzoquinol methylase UbiE, with amino-acid sequence MNERSENTTHFGFQTVPEAEKAGRVHGVFTSVASRYDVMNDAMSLGIHRIWKDAMMDWLAPRPDMRLLDVAGGTGDIAFRFLDRKGGSAVICDMTAAMLEEGRRRAEATRRAGQLDWVCGDAMALPFPDASFDAYTISFGIRNVTRIADALSEAYRVLRPGGRFLCLEFSQIPVSGLQWLYDRYSFNAIPAMGQAITGDRDSYQYLVESIRRFPDQESFATLIREAGFGQVRYRNLSMGIAALHSGWKL; translated from the coding sequence GTCCCCGAAGCCGAGAAGGCCGGGCGGGTGCATGGTGTCTTCACCTCCGTCGCCTCCCGGTACGACGTGATGAACGACGCGATGTCACTGGGCATTCACCGCATCTGGAAGGACGCGATGATGGACTGGCTGGCGCCGCGCCCGGACATGCGCCTGCTCGACGTAGCCGGCGGCACCGGCGACATCGCCTTCCGCTTCCTGGACCGCAAGGGCGGCTCGGCGGTGATCTGCGACATGACCGCCGCCATGCTGGAGGAGGGCCGTCGCCGCGCCGAGGCCACCCGCCGGGCCGGGCAGCTTGACTGGGTGTGCGGCGACGCGATGGCACTGCCCTTCCCGGATGCGAGCTTCGACGCCTACACGATCTCCTTCGGCATCCGCAACGTCACCCGCATCGCCGACGCACTGTCGGAGGCCTACCGCGTGCTGCGCCCCGGCGGGCGCTTCCTGTGCCTGGAGTTCAGCCAGATCCCGGTGAGCGGGCTGCAGTGGCTCTATGACCGTTACTCCTTCAACGCCATCCCGGCCATGGGCCAGGCCATCACCGGGGACCGCGACAGCTACCAGTACCTCGTCGAATCGATCCGCCGCTTTCCCGACCAGGAGAGCTTCGCCACGCTGATCCGCGAGGCGGGCTTCGGCCAGGTGCGCTACCGCAACCTCTCCATGGGCATCGCCGCGCTGCATTCGGGGTGGAAACTGTGA